One genomic window of Micromonospora sp. WMMD1128 includes the following:
- a CDS encoding alpha-L-fucosidase yields MSRPHYPRRSILTALGASGAAIAVGGVLRPGSAAAAIPGPSSYAETWASVGQHPAAPEWFQDAKFGVYFHWGAFSVPAYANEWYPRNMYNNGSNENNHHKAVYGDPSAWPYHNFINGARDKAGNLVQFAPKLKSAGGNFDPNEWAQLFADAGARFAGPVAEHHDGFSMWNSQVNEWNSVAKGPRLDLLRLHTDAIRARGLKVMVAMHHAYNFTGFYQWAPQQSDASLRKLYGQLGTAAQEQLWYDKLREVIDQAQPDMIWQDFNLTRISEAQRLRFLAYYYNRAVAWDKEVVATYKDGLDLGGTVFDYERGGPAALRQPYWLTDDSISSSSWCYTVGIGYYSLHQMLHSLLDRVSKNGNMVLNIAPMADGTIPAGQRTVLLGIGDYLARFGESVYATRAWTTYGEGPTQMGGGSFSTPRAGTAQDIRFTRSKDNRVLYATVLGWPGSTVTITTLASNRIDLSSLAGVQLLGSTAGSYVNLPTRSQDTGGLRITLPSAAAPFSAPAYVLKLTFNGPIPALGGGSTTTWRRITNVTNGLALDSGGNVASGSTLKQWSWDGSPNLQWQLVDLGTGYHRIVNRTNGMVVDGFGRTGNGVAAAQAPWNGGNTQQWQLTDQGNGRYRIANRATGLVLDGGGQVASGSPVKQWTWDGSANLQWTITAV; encoded by the coding sequence ATGTCCCGTCCGCACTACCCCCGTCGCTCGATTCTGACCGCCCTCGGCGCGAGCGGCGCCGCGATCGCCGTCGGCGGCGTCCTCCGCCCCGGGTCCGCCGCCGCCGCCATCCCCGGCCCGTCCTCCTACGCCGAGACCTGGGCGTCGGTCGGCCAACACCCGGCCGCGCCGGAATGGTTCCAGGACGCCAAGTTCGGCGTCTACTTCCACTGGGGCGCGTTCAGCGTTCCGGCGTACGCCAACGAGTGGTACCCGCGCAACATGTACAACAACGGCTCGAACGAGAACAACCACCACAAAGCCGTCTACGGCGACCCGTCCGCCTGGCCGTACCACAACTTCATCAACGGAGCCCGCGACAAGGCCGGCAACCTCGTCCAGTTCGCCCCGAAGCTGAAGTCCGCCGGTGGCAACTTCGACCCGAACGAGTGGGCGCAGTTGTTCGCCGATGCCGGGGCGCGCTTCGCCGGCCCGGTGGCCGAGCACCACGACGGCTTCTCCATGTGGAACAGCCAGGTCAACGAGTGGAACTCGGTGGCCAAGGGCCCCCGCCTCGACCTGCTCCGCCTGCACACCGACGCGATCCGCGCGCGTGGCCTCAAGGTCATGGTCGCCATGCACCACGCGTACAACTTCACCGGGTTCTACCAGTGGGCGCCGCAACAGTCCGACGCCAGCCTGCGCAAGCTCTACGGGCAGCTCGGCACCGCCGCGCAGGAGCAGCTCTGGTACGACAAGCTGCGCGAGGTCATCGACCAGGCCCAGCCGGACATGATCTGGCAGGACTTCAACCTCACCCGGATCAGCGAGGCGCAGCGGCTGCGGTTCCTGGCCTACTACTACAACCGGGCGGTGGCGTGGGACAAGGAGGTCGTCGCCACCTACAAGGACGGCCTGGACCTCGGCGGCACGGTCTTCGACTACGAGCGCGGCGGTCCCGCCGCCCTGCGCCAGCCCTACTGGCTCACCGACGACAGCATCAGCAGCTCCAGTTGGTGCTACACGGTGGGGATCGGCTACTACTCGCTCCACCAGATGCTGCACTCGCTGCTCGACCGGGTGAGCAAGAACGGCAACATGGTGCTCAACATCGCGCCGATGGCCGACGGCACCATCCCCGCCGGGCAGCGCACCGTCCTGCTCGGCATCGGCGACTACCTGGCCCGCTTCGGCGAGTCCGTCTACGCCACCCGGGCCTGGACCACGTACGGCGAGGGCCCGACCCAGATGGGCGGCGGATCGTTCAGCACGCCGCGGGCCGGCACCGCCCAGGACATCCGGTTCACCCGCAGCAAGGACAACCGGGTGCTGTACGCCACCGTGCTCGGCTGGCCGGGCAGCACGGTCACCATCACCACGCTCGCCTCGAACCGGATCGACCTGAGCAGCCTGGCCGGCGTGCAACTGCTCGGGTCCACCGCCGGCAGCTACGTCAACCTGCCCACCCGGAGCCAGGACACCGGCGGCCTGCGGATCACCCTGCCCTCGGCCGCGGCGCCGTTCAGCGCGCCCGCGTACGTGCTCAAGCTGACCTTCAACGGCCCGATCCCGGCGTTGGGCGGCGGCAGCACGACCACCTGGCGGCGGATCACCAACGTGACGAACGGCCTCGCGCTGGACAGCGGCGGCAACGTCGCCTCCGGGTCCACGCTCAAGCAGTGGAGCTGGGACGGCAGCCCCAACCTTCAGTGGCAGCTCGTCGACCTGGGCACCGGCTACCACCGGATCGTCAACCGGACCAACGGCATGGTCGTCGACGGCTTCGGCCGCACCGGCAACGGCGTCGCCGCCGCACAGGCGCCGTGGAACGGCGGCAACACCCAACAGTGGCAGCTCACCGACCAGGGCAACGGGCGGTACCGGATCGCCAACCGGGCGACCGGCCTGGTGCTCGACGGTGGCGGCCAGGTCGCCTCCGGGTCCCCGGTCAAGCAGTGGACCTGGGACGGCAGCGCCAACCTGCAGTGGACGATCACCGCCGTCTGA
- a CDS encoding STAS domain-containing protein: MSTALKLTTSSGPDGARVLIAVGEIDLSNAASFAAALDDALRPDGKPLVVDLTEVEYLDSAGLAVLFPHAERIALVAGPLLEPLLTISGLADLTTVRSR; the protein is encoded by the coding sequence ATGAGCACGGCCCTGAAGCTCACCACAAGCAGCGGTCCCGATGGCGCGCGCGTGCTGATCGCGGTCGGCGAGATCGACCTGAGCAACGCGGCTTCCTTCGCCGCCGCGCTCGACGACGCCCTACGGCCCGACGGGAAGCCCCTGGTGGTGGACCTGACCGAGGTCGAATATCTGGACAGCGCCGGCCTGGCCGTGCTGTTCCCGCACGCCGAGCGCATCGCGCTCGTCGCCGGCCCGTTGCTGGAGCCGCTGCTCACCATCTCCGGGCTCGCGGACCTGACGACCGTGCGGAGTCGCTGA